From Miscanthus floridulus cultivar M001 unplaced genomic scaffold, ASM1932011v1 fs_21_1_2, whole genome shotgun sequence:
TGGATCTTGCCAGGGCCTAGGGGGCTTCGTGCCTTCAAAACCGTTTTTTTTTGtggttgttgtaaaaaaaaaatcaatactGCGCagtaaatacaagttatatttctTCCCGTTGTCGTATGTATTGTCGTTGTTTATCATATTCAAACCCTCGGAGTGCCGACTTTCTTGTAATCTTCAAGAAGGTCCACCTGCACTCTGTTTTTCAAATCTTCTATGCCCTTGTCTTCTTTTGTAAGACACAAGATCCGTACGACATTGGCAAGAGATAATAAGGTTCAGATTATACGAGCCATTAGACTTTTTTTAGCCGCCTTTGAGAGACTTTTAGATACAAATTAGCTTCTTTCAAATGGTCCGTTGTTCTTCTGGGCACATAACAAGGTTCAGATTATACGAGCCATTAGACTTTTTTTTGTGTGGCTTTCTTTGAGAGACTTTTGGAACGGGCGCTTGTTTACAAATTAGCTTCTTTTAAATTGACCGTTGATGTTCTTCTGGGCTATGTATATATGTAACCCACGGTTTTCCAGAAGAAAAATACATGATTATAACAGACTGGAACAAACAATTTTCTTAATGGGCTTTGATTATATCAGTTGGGAATTTGGGATGGAGTTAAGCTTGTCTTTGTTGATTAATAATACCTGAAGAAATGTATGGAGTTGCCACTGCAGTTTTGTATGCTATTCAGCATTTTTTTTTTACTCATTAGCTCTTTCCTCTTTAATTGATAAATTGCTTATCAAATAAACTATTGTGTACTCTCGATTCTCAAACATTCGTCCACATCTATATCTGCTACCTTAGAATTTGGATCCTGATAATTGCTAATCGTCTATGCTGTTCTGCTGCCTAAGAAAGTAACTTACTCTGTTTTGATCGACAGTTTTAAGAGGGGACATTTGTGGATGCTCTAATGGAGTCTAAAGGTGGCAAAAAGTCTAGTAGTAGTAATTTCATGTACGAAGCTCCCCTTGGTTACAAGATTGAGGACGTTCGCCCAGCTGGAGGAATCAAGAAGTTCCAGTCTGCTGCTTATTCCAACGTAAGAACTTGTACAAGCAATGCTGATCTAATTTTATTGCTCATTGATGCATTTCATGCTTTGGTTTCGGATATTATTTGATTGATTTTTTGTTTTGCAGTGCGCCCGCAAGCCATCCTGATATGGCCTCACATGCAATTCACAGTAGAGTAGGATTTTAATTCAGTTTTTCTCTTGCTTCGGTAGTTCTCCCTTGGCTGGCTGCATCCTCTGCTTGTGAGATTCCAAATTGTCTTCACCAtcctctcccttcctctctcATCCTTTCTTCCTTGCAACACATCATCCAATGGCGATGTCTTCAGCTGATTCTTGGGGCTCTTCTCCTGCCTCCCCTATTGGGTTTGAGGGCTATGAGAAGCGCCTCGAGATAACGTTCTCTGATGCACCTGTCTTTGAGGACCCTTGTGGTCGTGGCCTGCGCGCCCTCTCTCGTGAGCAGATCGACTCGTTCCTGGATCTTGCACGGTGCACCATAGTGTCACAGCTCTCCAACAAGAACTTTGACTCATACGTTCTGTCTGAGTCGAGCCTCTTTGTGTATCCCCACAAGGTTGTCCTCAAGACCTGTGGAACGACAAAGCTGCTGCTCTCCATTCCTCGCATCCTTGAGCTTGCTGCAGGGCTGTCACTGCCTGTTCTTTTAGTGAAGTACTCTCGTGGGACTTTCATCTTCCCTGGTGCGCAGCCAGCGCCGCACCGCAGCTTCTCAGAGGAGGTATCTGTGCTGAACGGTTTCTTTGGTAACCTCAAGTCTGGTGGCAATGCCTACGTGATCGGTGACACGTTCAAACCCAACAAGAAGTGGCATGTCTACTATGCCACAGAGGAGCCTGAGCATCCCATGGTGACACTTGAGATGTGCATGACAGGGCTGGATGCTAAGAAAGCTGCAGTGTTCTTCAAGAACTCTGCTGATGGCAGCTGCACATCAGCTAAAGAGATGACAAAGCTCTCAGGTATTTCTGAGATCATCCCTGAGATGGAGATCTGTGACTTTGAGTTCGACCCCTGTGGGTACTCGATGAATGGCATCTTCGGACCTGCTGCCTCCACCATCCATGTGACACCTGAGGAAGGTTTCAGCTATGCAAGCTATGAAGCGATGAACTTCAACCCTAGCTCCCTAGTTTACAGTGATGTGATCAAGAGGGTCCTGGCAGGCTTCTCTCCTTCGGAGTTCTCAGTTGCCGTTACCATCTTTGGTGGCTGTGGGTTTGCCAAATCATGGGCAAAGGGTGCAGACGTCGATTCCTACATGTGCGATGATCTTGTGGAGCAAGAGCTTCCTGGTGGCGGTCTGCTGATGTACCAGAGCTTTACTGCTGTTGCCTCTGGCACCGAGTCACCGAGGTCGACCTTGGAGATGGATGGCTGGAGCAGTGATGGCATGGAGACGGTTGCGAAGAGCGATGAGATGTGTATTGGCTGCTGGGATGTAGCGAAGAAGGTGGTGAAGAAAGATGTGGACGCCTGAGTGAAGCTTGAGGTTTCTGAGACCTCTGTTGGCCCTATTCTTGTTTCAGTTATGCAGTTGGCTGGCCTGCCGGCAAGATGTTTCCTTTGTATTTTCCTGCTCAATAAGTGCTCTAGATGGTTTGCTGCGTCTACCATAGTGAGCTGCATATTATTGTCCTTGTCATTTTATTTCTGCTGCCGAAGCCCTTGTGGGGAGAATGATCTTGTAATAAACTTGCCTATTTCCACAATATATTGGAATTTTCGGTTAATCATCTATTTGTTATCACTCCTACTGTTGTGATTAGCACATGTAGCACATTTTATACTATTTTTTAATATCTTGAGATTATTTGTCTTCTTAGTCAGTGGGTCTTCAACGACTGATATTATTCTTGTTCTCAGCAGAAGCCATTAGCGTATCAGTAGTGTTATTTAATGAGTTCCATAGTCTTAGTATGAACCCCAAGTTTTGTCAATGTTTTGATTCACACTCTTGTTGGATAGATTTGTAACTGTTAATTTACTTTAGAAGTTGGAAGAAGATTGTCACTATTAAAAAATTCTCCGGTTATGCTGTAAGAGTTGGGAGGGTCGGCGTCAGCAATGTAGTATTTCTCAGAGTCTTAACACAACAAAGCTATCAGAATTTGCTTCCAAAATCAATGGTTTTTTTTATGCTGCGTTTTATTATATTATATAAGATACTCCGTAGATTTTTTTCACAAAAGCACCTGAGTGTGAAGAAGAGCAAGCCTGACCACATGCGCACCCGAACTCGGAAGTTGCTCTGGTGGCACAGAGTTCAAAAGTATTAAGATAGAAGTGAATTTGACAGCGAATTGCTCTTGCATTCCCAGGTTCAAATAAACATCGGCTATGCAATAAATCGCGCGTGAAGCACTGGCTCTACTCGCCAAATAAACTCCCTAGCTTCAACTTCGGCGTCGATCCCACTGTCTTGCTTATTGACGAATGACCTGTAGTAGGAGTTCTACTGTCATTCAAGAATTCTGGATCAAGGAGACGACAAGAAATACTAGAATCCTGGATCAAGCTACCAGAGTTTGCTTCCGAAGTATGCGATAGAATTTGCTTGCAAGAGTCCTGGATCAAGGAGACGACAAGAAATAGTGAATGGCAAGTGATTCACACGCAACTAAGGCCCGCCACCACCCTTTTTCCAGGCAATCCAGGGACAAAACTGGACGATTGACCTCTCTTttgcggctggctggctggctggctgctaaAAATGGAACAAGGACCATTATACTTGGATGGCATCTTATCTTAAGGCCTCAGAGTCACAGAGATGTCAGCTTTTCTTTGGAAGTAGGTGGTGTGTGCGCCCCACAAATCTTGAGCATCCTGCTATATCTCGTTTTTTTAAGATGCAGTACTGCTATGTCCCGTTCTCTTCGCtgaaaaaaacaaaccgaaacactgtttcgactgatttgttgtaagagaaaaatactattccatccaaaaaaacaagctgaaaagtacggattataagacgaGCGAACAGGGCCGATCATTATGATCAAGAAGGGAGTGACATGCATTGTTCTTTGCGGTGTTTTGAATCGTTTATCACAACAAAAAAGAGCAATTATCTTGTTGGGAAAAAAAAATCTGTTACAAgatcatattttttttgtttatatgTATGATCCGCAACACGAAAAAGTAAACCAGCACTTGAATAGTTGTGGCCTTGATGGGTTATTAACTGTTCATATCTGATAGCAGTAACCTGCAACTATTTATATGCTGCTCTATTTTTTCCCCTCTTCTTGCACAGAGTATTtgtttgagctcaaatttttcaTGCAGGTTTAGTTGTACCGTACGTGTTACACCAGATACGTTCTCcaataaggccctgtttagatgcaaaccaaaatccaaaattttcaaaattccccgtcacatcaaatcttgcggtacatgcatagagcattaaatgtaggtaaaaagaataactaattacatagtttgcctgtaattgacgagacgaatcttttaagcctaaatagtccataattggacaatttttaccaaatacaaacgaaagtgctacagtaaccaaaagccaaaaattttcgtatctaaacggggcctaagttaACGTGGAAAAGTACATCAGATTACAAGTTGTAAGGGGGTGATTGGTTGCTTTGGTGATGAGGAGTTGTGATGGAGAACCGGTCCAGGATAGTGAGACGCATGCTTAAACTGTGCACCCAGTcatgtttggttgtctttgttgttggtccagTACAAGATGAGATCTTGTTTGTTTGCATGCATGGATGGGAGTTTTGAGTGTATGGCACATGTGCCTCTATATCATGGGTGCATCACGTCGTCCTGCATCACGAGGAAAGTGGGAATCAAGAAGACGGATCCATGCGGGACAGAGGGGTAAAGATGAATGAGACGGAGCAGAGAAAGGATGCGAGGCAGGCATCCAAACACGGCCAAGTGCACCGAGCAATACTGGGATGGGGCTCAGGATGGCCTCCTGCGTGCAACCAATCACCCCGTAAATGACTCTGCTTGTATCATTGGTCTTGGTTACTTACAACACTTATAGTGGGACCCTGTAGATCGCACTCTGTTTGGAGAAAAAACACAAAAGTGGAGCCTTGAGGCTTTTTGACCTCATGGTGGCAGCTAAAACCTAAATTTAGGCATGTTATTAGTACTCATAAAAGGATGACAATACAATCAAAACTTTGCCAATTAAAGATATCAGTGTGTTACAGTAATGGATTATCTGTGGTAGCACAATTCTTTTAGCATCTAGCCATTACcggagccaagatgagcacctTTGGGGGttaatcaatagagatttagaacaaatgtcgaagattaaCGGTGAAATCACGTTTTTTCTACAGTAAATACAAAGAAAAATCACTCTCACAGGGgctgctgccccccccccccccccccccccccccccctcccccccgcgCGCGGGGGATCCGCCACTGCATCTAGCAATGCCTCATGCGTACATTTAAAGCTGGGATTGCTGCTCATGTGGCACAAGGCACTCCACTTTTCTACATGAGGATAAACTACAATTACTTAGGTTGTGAAAGCGTTCTTTTTTTTTCGTCATTTGAAAAAGATGGTAAGTATTTGACTCTATTTTATTCGTATGTCACATCACAGTGTGCAAACTCTAATACTCTATGATTCACGAGCTTTGAGGAAGCTCTTGCAGAGCTTCAGCCAGAACTCCCGGTCCGGCGCGGTGGTCTCTAGCTGCCTCTTCACGGCCTCAGCAAAGGGAATCTGCAGCGTGCGAGTGGCAAAGCGGAATCAGCACGAGGTCAAGAACAATGCTTCGGAGTTTAGATGCAGAGAGCAACGCGACTACTTGTCTGTTTGAATTTGATGAGAGAAAGCCATCATTGAAGGGGAAGTGAAGGCTGAGGCACTCACACTGATGGATCCGGCGGCGAGAAGGCGGTCGACGAGGCTGAGGAGGATGTCCTTGGTGTACTCCGGGTGCCCCTGGATGCCCAGCACGTGCTCGCCGACGCAGAACATCTCGACGTCGGTCTTGTCGGAGGAGGCCAGCACCTCCGCGCCCTCCGGCACCTCCCACACCTGCTCGATCGGCCGGTCGACGACACCATGCATGCCaatgccatgccatgccatgatGCACGCAAGGAGCAAGAAACGCCGCGTCAGATATGCCAGGAACGAAACGAAGGCGTGTGTCGTTCTAGTGGATGAGTGCCCAACGGTGTAAGTGGAAATGGCTGCGTTCAAGCCAGTGCATACGTACGCACCTCGTCTTGATGGACCTCAGTGATCTTGGCGCGGGTTGGCAGCTGGTCACGCTCCCGCAGCGCGTCGAGGAACCTGTGCGGCGGCAGCGCCGGCTCCTCCGCGATGGCCACCTCCCTGACGCCGACGTCCCACCCAGCGCGGGCCTTGCCCACGCGGCCCCCCAGCGCACGGCAGATCACCTGGTGGCCGAAGCAGACGCCGAGGACGCGCTTGCGCATGCCGTGCAGCGCCCGCACCAGCAGGCATAGACGCAGGATCCACAGGTCGTCGGCGTAAGCGTCGTGCGGGCTGCCGCTGATCACGAACCCGTCGTAGCACTCCAGCTCGCCCGGCGCCGGGAGCTCGCCGTCGATGGCCCGGTACAGGTCCCACGTCTCGCCAGCGTCGCCGAACGCCGCCACGAAGACGTGGAGGTACCCGCCGTACTTCTTCAGCACGTACTCCGAGTCGTGCGCCGCCATCAGCAGCGCGTACCGCCctcccgtcgtcgtcgccgtcgccgctgccTCCGCAACCATGGCTGCCATATCAGCAATCGATCTCGGTCCTTTGCCCTTGGAGGAAGAAGCTAGGAGAGGTCTCGCGATCGAGCTGAAACGGCGACCGTCTCAGCTCAGCTCCTGAGCTTAACGAACAAGATTTGAAAATGTGTGTGCTGTGTGTCAGCAATTGGAGGGAGATGCAGAGCAATTTATAGAGGCCGGCCGAGCGACGGAGAACAGGAGCTAGCCAATGTGCAGAGGAGCATGTGGCCACACTGCATTATGCCAAGTCGGGGGCGAGGCGGCGTGACACCAAGT
This genomic window contains:
- the LOC136530826 gene encoding S-adenosylmethionine decarboxylase proenzyme-like, whose translation is MAMSSADSWGSSPASPIGFEGYEKRLEITFSDAPVFEDPCGRGLRALSREQIDSFLDLARCTIVSQLSNKNFDSYVLSESSLFVYPHKVVLKTCGTTKLLLSIPRILELAAGLSLPVLLVKYSRGTFIFPGAQPAPHRSFSEEVSVLNGFFGNLKSGGNAYVIGDTFKPNKKWHVYYATEEPEHPMVTLEMCMTGLDAKKAAVFFKNSADGSCTSAKEMTKLSGISEIIPEMEICDFEFDPCGYSMNGIFGPAASTIHVTPEEGFSYASYEAMNFNPSSLVYSDVIKRVLAGFSPSEFSVAVTIFGGCGFAKSWAKGADVDSYMCDDLVEQELPGGGLLMYQSFTAVASGTESPRSTLEMDGWSSDGMETVAKSDEMCIGCWDVAKKVVKKDVDA
- the LOC136530829 gene encoding gamma-glutamyl peptidase 3-like; translated protein: MAAMVAEAAATATTTGGRYALLMAAHDSEYVLKKYGGYLHVFVAAFGDAGETWDLYRAIDGELPAPGELECYDGFVISGSPHDAYADDLWILRLCLLVRALHGMRKRVLGVCFGHQVICRALGGRVGKARAGWDVGVREVAIAEEPALPPHRFLDALRERDQLPTRAKITEVHQDEVWEVPEGAEVLASSDKTDVEMFCVGEHVLGIQGHPEYTKDILLSLVDRLLAAGSISIPFAEAVKRQLETTAPDREFWLKLCKSFLKARES